One segment of Inediibacterium massiliense DNA contains the following:
- a CDS encoding Panacea domain-containing protein, translated as GIIQISEIEELLNRYNIGKKPLAKLLGWGEVTIIRYLKGLTPSKEYSEKLKELQDPYKMQEILNQNGHTLQKVARKKVEDRIKEMLHLSHSTKQGQPINSIDVATYFLNKVDIEAGDLISHLKLQKLVYYAQAWMMAFLNKIIIKEDFQAWVHGPVIPEMYNNYKKFGANPIPKVNILDENIFNEDEKLILNGIWNVYGKYNAKYLEALTHMEDPWRDARGNCQEDERCTNVIEKENIKTYYSSIKDQFTIKDMDELNTYVSSIKIKMN; from the coding sequence TTGGAATCATCCAAATAAGTGAAATTGAAGAGTTGCTCAATAGATATAACATAGGCAAGAAACCTTTAGCCAAACTATTAGGTTGGGGAGAAGTGACAATCATTAGATATTTAAAAGGATTAACCCCTTCTAAAGAATATAGTGAGAAATTAAAAGAATTGCAAGATCCTTATAAAATGCAAGAAATATTAAATCAAAATGGTCATACATTGCAAAAGGTTGCTAGAAAAAAGGTTGAGGATCGTATTAAAGAAATGCTTCATCTATCTCATTCAACGAAACAAGGTCAACCTATCAATTCTATAGATGTTGCCACCTATTTTCTAAACAAAGTAGATATAGAAGCTGGAGATTTGATCTCTCATTTAAAACTACAAAAGCTTGTTTATTATGCTCAAGCATGGATGATGGCATTTTTAAATAAAATTATAATAAAAGAAGACTTTCAAGCATGGGTTCATGGGCCTGTTATCCCTGAGATGTACAATAATTATAAAAAGTTTGGTGCCAATCCAATTCCTAAAGTAAATATTTTAGATGAAAATATATTTAATGAGGATGAAAAGCTCATATTAAATGGTATATGGAATGTATATGGAAAATACAATGCAAAGTATTTAGAAGCGCTGACCCATATGGAAGATCCATGGAGAGATGCTAGGGGGAATTGCCAGGAAGACGAAAGATGTACAAATGTAATTGAAAAAGAAAATATTAAGACGTATTATTCATCTATAAAAGATCAATTTACAATCAAGGACATGGATGAGTTAAACACTTATGTATCAAGTATTAAGATAAAGATGAATTAA
- a CDS encoding type II toxin-antitoxin system RelE/ParE family toxin: MNVFTYETSGGKDLIKEYLDNLPKKESAEGYFIIESLEKEGVNFLEALNTRQLDKKLWEIKFYRHNRIMYVLVDQDNIYLLHACKKQKNKAEKLDLDKAQKRADELLKILNKK, from the coding sequence ATGAATGTTTTCACTTATGAAACTAGCGGAGGAAAAGATTTAATAAAAGAGTATCTAGATAATCTTCCTAAAAAAGAAAGTGCAGAAGGATACTTTATAATAGAATCTCTTGAAAAAGAAGGAGTAAATTTTTTAGAAGCTTTAAATACTAGACAATTAGATAAAAAGCTTTGGGAAATCAAGTTCTACAGACATAATAGAATCATGTATGTACTTGTGGATCAAGATAATATTTATTTGCTACACGCATGTAAAAAGCAAAAGAATAAAGCTGAAAAACTTGACTTAGATAAAGCTCAAAAAAGAGCAGATGAACTTTTAAAAATATTAAATAAAAAATAG
- a CDS encoding helix-turn-helix transcriptional regulator has product MPFKKINAQEIVKDKIEKDQEFKAAYEEISEEYKLIREVVKARKEMGLTQQNLADKIGVKQQVISRFENERHIPTLDNFLKILHGLDLEISICKKKDCISI; this is encoded by the coding sequence ATGCCTTTTAAAAAAATTAATGCTCAAGAAATTGTAAAAGATAAAATAGAAAAAGACCAAGAATTTAAAGCAGCTTATGAAGAAATAAGTGAAGAATATAAATTAATTAGAGAAGTAGTAAAAGCAAGAAAAGAGATGGGATTAACCCAACAAAATTTAGCTGATAAAATAGGAGTAAAACAACAAGTGATATCTAGATTTGAAAATGAAAGACACATTCCTACTCTAGATAATTTTTTGAAAATATTACATGGATTGGATCTTGAAATATCTATATGTAAAAAAAAAGACTGCATTAGTATTTAA